From the genome of Hathewaya histolytica, one region includes:
- a CDS encoding SdpI family protein, whose product MKNKILWAVTLLPICMILVAIQFMEDKIPVHYDFMGNIDRWGSKYEKLIFPIIIIIVTLFWSLFLRYFRKRQVMTSDEKSIKEAQQNEKVIYYVAIGMAVLFGIMNCSSMYSSMVEVKNNMQTMAIDINVITNVVIGIFLIIIGNVIPKSKLNSVVGVRTKWSMKNDITWAKSNRFGGIFFMVSGLIIIIESVFIGGIASTIVMLGVIIIDGIISSIYSYTIYKKH is encoded by the coding sequence ATGAAAAATAAGATTTTATGGGCAGTGACTTTATTACCAATTTGTATGATTCTTGTAGCTATACAGTTTATGGAAGATAAAATTCCTGTACACTATGACTTCATGGGGAATATTGATAGATGGGGTTCTAAGTATGAGAAGCTTATATTTCCAATAATTATAATTATAGTGACATTATTTTGGTCTTTATTTTTAAGATATTTCAGAAAAAGACAGGTGATGACATCCGATGAAAAGTCAATTAAAGAAGCTCAGCAAAATGAAAAAGTAATTTATTATGTAGCTATTGGTATGGCTGTTTTATTTGGAATAATGAATTGTAGCTCTATGTATTCTTCTATGGTTGAAGTTAAAAATAATATGCAAACAATGGCAATAGATATAAATGTAATCACAAATGTTGTCATAGGTATTTTTTTAATTATAATTGGTAATGTCATACCCAAAAGCAAATTAAATTCAGTTGTAGGAGTTCGAACAAAGTGGAGTATGAAAAACGATATAACTTGGGCGAAAAGCAACAGATTTGGTGGAATTTTTTTTATGGTATCCGGATTGATAATTATTATTGAATCAGTTTTTATTGGAGGAATAGCATCAACAATTGTAATGCTTGGAGTAATAATAATAGATGGGATTATTTCATCTATATATTCTTATACTATTTATAAAAAACACTGA
- a CDS encoding autorepressor SdpR family transcription factor, which produces MGIAETFKVLSDPLRRNIMVSLKSGRLTAGEISEKFNIKPAALSYHLKLLKNADLVMEYKHKNFIYYELNTTVFNELIIWIKQFGGNEYEK; this is translated from the coding sequence ATGGGAATAGCAGAGACCTTCAAAGTGTTGTCAGACCCTTTACGACGAAATATTATGGTTTCTCTAAAAAGTGGTAGATTAACAGCAGGAGAAATATCAGAAAAATTCAATATTAAACCAGCAGCTTTATCATATCATTTAAAATTATTAAAAAATGCTGATTTAGTAATGGAATACAAGCATAAAAACTTTATATATTATGAACTTAACACTACTGTTTTTAATGAATTGATAATTTGGATAAAACAATTTGGGGGGAATGAATATGAAAAATAA
- the tnpA gene encoding IS200/IS605 family transposase, with product MDNSSLAHSKWNCKYHIVFAPKYRRQVIYGKIKADIGQILRKLCEHKGVEIIEANACKDHIHMLVSIPPKLSVSQFMGYLKGKSSLMIFDRHANLKYKYGNRQFWCKGYYVDTVGRNKKVIEEYIKNQIQEDIAYEQMSLKEYIDPFTGKPVKQGKK from the coding sequence ATGGATAATAGTAGTTTAGCACATAGCAAGTGGAATTGTAAATATCATATAGTTTTCGCACCTAAGTATAGGAGACAAGTAATATATGGGAAGATAAAAGCAGATATAGGACAAATATTAAGAAAGCTATGTGAACATAAAGGAGTAGAAATAATTGAAGCAAATGCGTGCAAAGATCACATACATATGCTTGTAAGTATACCACCAAAACTAAGTGTATCTCAATTTATGGGATATCTAAAAGGAAAAAGTTCGTTGATGATATTTGATAGACATGCAAATTTAAAATATAAATATGGAAATAGACAATTTTGGTGTAAGGGTTATTATGTTGATACAGTTGGTAGAAATAAAAAAGTTATAGAGGAATATATAAAGAATCAGATACAAGAAGATATAGCATATGAACAGATGAGTTTAAAAGAATATATAGACCCGTTTACGGGTAAGCCAGTAAAACAAGGCAAAAAATAA